The Pyrus communis chromosome 2, drPyrComm1.1, whole genome shotgun sequence genome includes a window with the following:
- the LOC137726256 gene encoding protein FAR1-RELATED SEQUENCE 9-like gives MSGIRQRTLGGGGQHVLDYLKRMQADNPTFFYAVQGDSDHSSGNIFWVDATARLNYTYFGDAVIFDTSYRTNRYRVPFASFSGFNHHGQPVLFGCALILNESESSFVWLFQTWLHAMAGRLPVSFTTDPDRHMQVAVAQVLPQTRHRFCKWAISKETQEKLDQSYHSHPTFETEFKKCINESETIDEFESHWQLLLGKYYTMDNEWLQSMYNARQQWVPVYMKDTFFGEFAVNEGSERLALFFDGFVNAATTVQVLLKQYEKALVSWHEMELKADYDTTNTMPVLKTPSPMEKQAANLYTRRVFKNFQEELVETMANPATKINDSGTVATYRVAKFGEDHKAHAVSFNSVEMKASCSCQMFEYSGIICRHILAVFRAENVLTLPPQYVLKRWTRNAKSGAGGAMLDERASESPRNSRELITVGYNNLRQEAIKYVEEGAKSIHIYNVAMNALQEAAKKVAATKNKGSGATQGSSLANGGSQEIHATEANEMAGYQPTDEKEKKIRELSAELENTNQRCEVYRANLLAVLRDMEEQKMKLSVKVQSARLSMKE, from the exons ATGAGTGGCATCAGACAAAGGACCCTTGGGGGTGGGGGTCAGCATGTTCTGGACTATCTAAAACGAATGCAGGCAGACAATCCTACTTTCTTTTATGCAGTTCAGGGTGATAGTGATCACTCTAGTGGTAATATATTTTGGGTGGACGCAACAGCTAGGTTGAACTATACATATTTTGGAGATGCCGTTATATTTGACACTTCATACAGGACAAACCGCTATAGGGTACCATTTGCCTCATTCTCTGGATTTAATCATCATGGCCAGCCAGTGTTGTTTGGCTGTGCGTTAATTCTCAATGAGTCTGAGTCTTCCTTCGTATGGCTATTTCAAACTTGGCTTCATGCAATGGCTGGACGCCTCCCTGTCTCTTTCACCACTGATCCAGATAGGCACATGCAAGTTGCAGTTGCGCAAGTTCTTCCTCAAACCCGCCATCGCTTCTGTAAGTGGGCCATATCTAAAGAAACGCAAGAGAAGCTGGATCAGTCGTATCATTCTCATCCTACTTTCGAAACTGAATTTAAGAAGTGCATCAATGAGAGCGAGACAATTGATGAGTTTGAGTCACATTGGCAATTATTGCTTGGAAAATACTACACCATGGATAATGAGTGGCTTCAGTCCATGTACAATGCCAGGCAACAGTGGGTCCCAGTTTACATGAAGGACACCTTTTTTGGAGAGTTTGCTGTAAATGAGGGAAGTGAAAGGTTAGCCTTGTTTTTTGATGGGTTTGTGAATGCAGCCACTACCGTGCAGGTTTTGCTTAAGCAGTATGAGAAAGCTTTAGTTAGTTGGCATGAGATGGAACTAAAAGCAGATTATGACACTACTAATACCATGCCAGTTCTGAAGACACCGTCTCCTATGGAAAAACAAGCTGCAAACCTCTATACGAGGAGAGTATTTAAGAACTTCCAGGAGGAGTTGGTTGAGACCATGGCAAATCCTGCAACCAAAATTAATGACTCAGGAACTGTTGCCACCTATCGAGTGGCCAAATTTGGGGAAGACCACAAGGCACATGCTGTTAGCTTCAATTCCGTTGAGATGAAAGCTAGTTGTAGTTGTCAAATGTTTGAATATTCGGGGATAATCTGTAGGCACATACTAGCAGTTTTTAGAGCAGAGAATGTTCTAACACTTCCTCCTCAATATGTATTGAAGCGATGGACAAGAAATGCTAAGAGTGGAGCTGGAGGAGCTATGCTGGATGAACGTGCTTCTGAATCACCAAGGAATTCTCGAGAATTGATAACAGTTGGGTATAACAATTTACGTCAGGAAGCAATCAAATATGTAGAAGAGGGAGCAAAATCTATCCACATATACAATGTAGCAATGAATGCTCTACAGGAAGCTGCTAAGAAAGTTGCTGCTACAAAGAATAAAGGTTCTGGAGCTACACAGGGTAGTTCGCTGGCCAATGGAGGTAGCCAAGAAATTCATGCGACTGAAGCAAATGAAATGGCAGGGTATCAACCAACG GatgagaaggaaaagaaaatccgTGAATTGTCTGCTGAGTTGGAGAACACCAACCAACGCTGTGAAGTTTATCGAGCAAATCTGCTTGCTGTTCTACGAGATATGGAAGAGCAGAAGATGAAGCTTTCAGTGAAGGTTCAAAGTGCAAGGCTAAGTATGAAGGAGTGA
- the LOC137721107 gene encoding uncharacterized protein, whose amino-acid sequence MKIDKEISHPIHPKHKLKIEYTEIPFYCDGCKEAGIGLKYNCKQCEFDLHKACAVASPTITHPFYNKCEFQFLYSPPGAARRVCDACRKDVVGFVYHCRRCGFDLHPCCANLPQVLDDGERNFYLYLKLSSACHQCGGKGHGWCYRSECKTYNLHVSCVKELLVESWQAKYLNVDKNKVREMQTRIPSLKGTLKSHDSGGRGGKVRKCCEIAGGAVRVIISAILGDPTALIGAAVGGFISK is encoded by the coding sequence ATGAAGATTGACAAGGAAATCTCTCACCCCATCCACCCGAAACACAAGCTCAAGATCGAATACACCGAAATCCCGTTCTACTGCGACGGGTGCAAAGAAGCCGGAATTGGCCTCAAATACAACTGCAAGCAATGTGAATTTGATTTGCACAAGGCATGCGCTGTGGCTTCTCCAACCATCACCCATCCCTTCTACAACAAATGTGAGTTTCAGTTTCTTTACAGCCCGCCGGGCGCTGCAAGGAGAGTGTGTGATGCGTGTAGGAAGGATGTTGTAGGGTTTGTGTACCACTGCAGGAGGTGTGGTTTTGATCTGCACCCTTGTTGCGCAAACCTCCCACAAGTCCTGGATGACGGGGAGCGCAACTTTTACCTGTACCTCAAGTTATCGAGCGCTTGTCACCAGTGTGGAGGCAAGGGGCATGGTTGGTGTTATAGGTCAGAATGCAAGACGTATAATCTTCATGTGTCATGTGTGAAGGAGCTGCTTGTGGAGAGCTGGCAAGCCAAGTATCTCAACGTGGACAAGAACAAGGTTAGGGAAATGCAGACGAGGATCCCCAGCCTGAAGGGGACGCTGAAAAGCCACGACAGCGGAGGGAGAGGAGGGAAGGTAAGAAAGTGTTGCGAGATAGCTGGTGGCGCTGTTCGCGTCATTATCTCTGCCATACTCGGAGATCCTACTGCCCTAATAGGCGCCGCTGTTGGCGGTTTCATATCCAAAtag
- the LOC137724576 gene encoding probable L-type lectin-domain containing receptor kinase S.5, protein MRCSKRMLITFLVASFAIKLHYAAIGAAAAEGAKLKDFPFLKFDEKTDSTAFHFTQHSSIDKGALQLTPDSENPQDPKENKSGRIMYKRPYRLWLSDIYNDDDVVASFNSTFLINIYRKKEWDAGEGLAFLIASDIQVPEQSQGQWLGLTNSSTDGKATNHFVAVEFDTEKQDFDPDDNHIGLNINSVKSNKTVSLKPLGIEISPETPTYYNVWVDYNGSSKVLEVYMANESLTNPAAKPLTPLLRETINLREYLKKESYFGFAGSTGTSAVQLNCVLKWDLKVEEFHPTKDLTWLKIAVGFGVPVTSLLLVSAVWLGVGYSNKRKRTRMEESNVLGKLKRLPGMPREFKYKELKEATNNFHESMRLGQGGFGIVYRGSLHDKDQANTNTSVEIAVKKFSRDNIKGKDDFMAELTIIHRLRHKHLVRLVGWCYEKGKLLLVYDFMPNGSVDKHLYEASSQNTLNWKHRCKILAGVASALHYLQNEYDQKVVHRDLKASNIMLDSDFNARLGDFGLARALDQERNSYAELELAGVPGTMGYVAPECFHTGKATPESDVFGFGAVVLEIVCGRSPGIKILHEHQQYSLVDWVWMLHREGRIEEAVDELLKNDYVFDEAIKLLLLGLACSHPIASERPQTQAVCQIISGTMPAPSVPPFKPAFTWSSMATAYSSTETACTLSNIILSSITVSSSITEEH, encoded by the exons ATGAGGTGTTCGAAAAGAATGTTAATCACCTTCCTAGTTGCCTCTTTTGCCATAAAGCTGCATTATGCTGCCATAGGCGCCGCAGCAGCAGAAGGAGCCAAGCTGAAAGATTTCCCGTTTCTTAAATTTGATGAAAAAACTGACTCAACTGCCTTCCACTTTACCCAGCATTCTTCCATTGATAAGGGGGCGCTTCAGTTAACCCCAGACAGCGAGAACCCGCAAGACCCCAAAGAAAACAAGTCTGGTCGGATTATGTACAAGAGACCTTACAGACTATGGCTTTCTGACATCTACAACGACGATGATGTTGTTGCCTCCTTCAACTCAACTTTCCTCATCAACATCTACCGCAAGAAAGAGTGGGACGCTGGTGAGGGGTTAGCTTTTCTTATAGCTTCGGATATTCAGGTACCTGAACAAAGTCAAGGGCAGTGGCTAGGCCTCACGAATTCCAGCACCGATGGTAAAGCCACAAACCACTTCGTTGCTGTTGAATTCGACACGGAGAAGCAAGATTTCGATCCTGATGACAACCACATTGGACTCAACATCAACTCTGTAAAATCAAACAAGACTGTTTCTCTCAAGCCTTTGGGCATTGAGATATCGCCGGAGACACCCACCTACTACAACGTTTGGGTGGATTACAATGGTAGTTCCAAAGTCCTCGAAGTCTACATGGCTAATGAGTCTCTGACAAACCCAGCAGCCAAGCCTCTGACACCACTTCTAAGGGAGACAATAAACTTGAGGGAGTATCTCAAAAAGGAGTCCTACTTCGGATTTGCTGGTTCCACGGGCACCTCAGCAGTTCAGCTAAACTGCGTTTTGAAATGGGATCTGAAGGTGGAGGAATTTCACCCTACAAAAGATTTGACTTGGTTGAAGATTGCTGTAGGGTTTGGTGTCCCAGTAACGAGTTTGCTACTAGTCTCTGCAGTTTGGCTGggagtcggatattcaaacaaaaggaaaagaacCAGGATGGAGGAGTCCAATGTTCTCGGGAAACTGAAGAGGTTGCCAGGGATGCCTAGGGAGTTCAAGTACAAGGAGCTCAAGGAGGCTACCAATAATTTCCACGAGAGCATGAGACTGGGGCAAGGCGGATTCGGCATTGTTTACAGAGGATCTCTGCATGATAAAGATCAAGCAAATACCAACACCTCTGTAGAAATTGCTGTCAAGAAATTCTCTCGGGACAACATCAAGGGCAAAGACGATTTCATGGCTGAGCTCACCATAATTCACCGCCTTCGCCACAAACATCTTGTCCGATTAGTAG GATGGTGCTATGAGAAAGGGAAACTTCTTTTAGTCTACGATTTCATGCCAAATGGCAGCGTCGATAAACACCTCTACGAAGCTTCCAGCCAGAATACACTGAATTGGAAACACCGATGCAAGATCCTAGCTGGTGTGGCATCAGCATTGCATTACCTGCAAAATGAGTACGACCAAAAAGTGGTGCACCGTGACCTCAAAGCCAGCAACATCATGCTTGACTCAGACTTCAATGCCCGCCTGGGAGACTTTGGCCTTGCCCGAGCCTTGGATCAAGAGAGGAACTCATATGCTGAACTAGAACTAGCTGGAGTCCCGGGCACCATGGGCTATGTTGCTCCAGAGTGCTTCCACACAGGGAAGGCTACTCCAGAATCTGATGTGTTCGGCTTTGGGGCAGTGGTGCTTGAAATTGTATGTGGTAGAAGTCCTGGGATTAAGATTCTTCATGAACACCAGCAGTATTCGCTGGTCGATTGGGTGTGGATGTTGCATCGAGAAGGGCGTATTGAAGAAGCAGTAGATGAGCTGCTCAAAAACGATtatgtgtttgatgaagcaaTTAAGCTTCTACTTCTCGGGTTGGCATGTTCACATCCGATTGCCAGTGAGAGGCCTCAAACACAGGCGGTTTGCCAGATCATATCTGGAACCATGCCGGCCCCTAGTGTACCTCCATTCAAGCCCGCTTTCACGTGGTCTTCCATGGCTACTGCCTACAGCAGCACTGAGACCGCGTGTACACTTTCTAACATCATTCTTTCTAGCATTACAGTGTCTTCCTCAATCACGGAAGAACATTGA